Part of the Paenibacillus aurantius genome, CTTCGGTCACCCTGCACCTTCGCCACGATATTTATACTATGATTCAGGTTTAAAAGCAGATAAGATAAATTCTTGATATCTTTCTCAGGCATGATTTCTCCCGTCTCCTGACCTTTGCGCAGCAGCTCGTAGAAGGATTTCTCCAACTCGTCAAACCGCTCCCTGATCAACGCATTCAGTTGCTCATCTGGCGAATCCATGCCGACTGCTGCATTAGTAATGAGACAGCCCTTCGGCGACTCGCCGTCCATGGCGGAATCGATATGTATCTCGAAGTACTGCCGGATTCCCGATTTTGCGGATGTCGCATTGACGAGGATGTCCCGTTTGGCTTGCTTCCACTTCTTGTACCAGTTGATCGCCTCGATATAAAGCGTTTGTTTGTCCCCGAACGTTTCGTACAGACTTGATCTGCTAAGATCCATAGCTTCCAGCAAATCGGGAATGCTTGCCGCTTCGTAGCCCTTCTTCCAAAAAACGAGCATCGCTTTATGAAGCACCGCTTCTTTATCAAACTCTTTGTAGCGTCCCATGGTTCTCCCTCCGTTTCCGTAGGTACAGTATATCCTTTTCCGGAACGATAAGTCCAGTATTTTCTGCAGATAGGAAAGTTTTTCAGTACGGAACTCACGTATCCGTTAGCTTAAGCTTTCAGCCTTTTTTTGAATCCTTTTTGGTCAGTTGAATAACCAATTGCTTCGTAAAATTTGTGCGATATTTCCCTTTGGATCTCAGAGACAAGAATGACATACTTGCACCTTTTCTTTTCTCCAAAATCTTCGAGATTCTTCATAAGTATTTTCCCTACACCTTTGCGTTGGTAGGTAGGTGAAACAACCACGTTTTCTACCAACATAAATGGATTACAGTCACCAACTAAGTCATGACAAACAATTCCCGTTGCAGTACCAATAACCTCATTTCCATGACAAGCAACCGCAACGTAGTAACTATCATTGTCACTAATCATTTTAAGCTGTTCTTTCATGGCAGATAAATTAGACTTTTTGCCAATAAAATCAACGAACAGTCTAGACAAGCCAACGACGTCATTAATTTCTGCTTTTCTAACGATAATTTGGTTCATCTTTACCCCTCCAAGTAATTAAACCACACGGGGTCCTTATTTCGCCCCGTTTCATTCCATCGTTCTGCCTATCAAAGGGGGAGACCAGTGGTTTGCTGCCCGGCAGGGTCATGCCCCAAGTAATAGTGTCGTACCGGTTTCTCCGTGCTTCATTTGTTCAAATGTTTCTGTGAATCGGCTAGGTACCAAAAAACTTCATGTCACCGCTTCCAGTCATCAGGAACCTGCAACCATGGGTCAACATAACACCACCAAGAGACACCGGAGATAACGACACCTAAAGCTGTTATCTCATCAACAAACTGCTTCAAATTATCCCTCATAACAATACAATCAACATAACCAGTGCCGACTGGCTCCACTTTATACAATGTTAAAATACGTTCTAACTGTTCGACCAGATTTTTCTTATTAGAGTTGAGGTAATCAAAATATTTCATCACTTTCCCTCTCCTAATTAGCCTAATTCCTATCCAAGTAATCTGCCCGTTAGCGGAACAAGCGGCCGATCTTTTCCCGCGGCAGCTTCTTTATGTTTTTTTTCGTACCCGTGGTGGGTTTTATTGCCCTAGCCAAAATCCCACTATTCCTTCAGAACCGCTTGTAATTCATAGAAATTGGAGACGGATTCAATACCGCTTCTTTTGGCACCATTTTTATCCAAAT contains:
- a CDS encoding TetR/AcrR family transcriptional regulator, with the protein product MGRYKEFDKEAVLHKAMLVFWKKGYEAASIPDLLEAMDLSRSSLYETFGDKQTLYIEAINWYKKWKQAKRDILVNATSAKSGIRQYFEIHIDSAMDGESPKGCLITNAAVGMDSPDEQLNALIRERFDELEKSFYELLRKGQETGEIMPEKDIKNLSYLLLNLNHSINIVAKVQGDRSRMQQMIDMVMEML
- a CDS encoding GNAT family N-acetyltransferase codes for the protein MNQIIVRKAEINDVVGLSRLFVDFIGKKSNLSAMKEQLKMISDNDSYYVAVACHGNEVIGTATGIVCHDLVGDCNPFMLVENVVVSPTYQRKGVGKILMKNLEDFGEKKRCKYVILVSEIQREISHKFYEAIGYSTDQKGFKKRLKA